The following proteins come from a genomic window of Burkholderia sp. PAMC 26561:
- a CDS encoding CsbD family protein yields the protein MDTNKAEGTVQEIAGKVQDAAGGVLGDTGTQVAGKARELSGKAQQLYADTTDIVRDKTTESPFTALAIVGGLGFLLGAMWASANSTPTQPYPTRYRGSDNY from the coding sequence ATGGATACGAACAAGGCAGAGGGAACGGTTCAAGAAATCGCCGGTAAGGTGCAGGACGCAGCCGGCGGGGTGCTGGGCGACACCGGCACACAGGTCGCGGGCAAGGCGCGCGAACTTAGCGGTAAGGCACAGCAGCTCTATGCGGACACGACCGACATCGTGCGCGACAAAACGACGGAAAGCCCCTTCACCGCCCTCGCCATCGTGGGCGGCCTGGGCTTTTTGCTCGGCGCAATGTGGGCGAGTGCAAATTCGACACCGACGCAGCCATATCCAACGCGGTATCGCGGCAGCGACAATTACTGA
- a CDS encoding DUF2382 domain-containing protein yields MRDDEYASVLPPAVTKAVVGRLSATEERLAVRIEEREAGSVRVRTVTHKELKEVPVVLQSTSIHVDRVPVYRFVDATFEPRQERRYADRSRL; encoded by the coding sequence ATGCGCGACGATGAATACGCGTCTGTTTTGCCTCCCGCGGTGACCAAGGCAGTGGTTGGACGGTTAAGCGCTACAGAGGAACGTTTGGCGGTGCGAATCGAAGAACGCGAGGCGGGTTCGGTTCGCGTTCGAACGGTGACGCATAAAGAGCTGAAGGAAGTTCCAGTGGTTTTGCAAAGCACGTCGATTCACGTTGACCGCGTTCCGGTGTATCGGTTTGTCGATGCGACGTTTGAACCTCGTCAAGAAAGGCGATACGCTGATCGTTCCCGTCTTTGA
- a CDS encoding YsnF/AvaK domain-containing protein, which produces MSQVLVGVFNSFDEADQAVVRLEQSGIARSDMEVHASNLAGDTTGTSGSGTLGATDHQVVSDRTVPNDGEGVGVIAKIEHFFGNMFGGDEHPEEVGHYKEAVRRGGALLTVTVVDEAHVVLVRSTLHEAGAVDIDERVAHWKSTGYAGYDATTQPYTDDEVSADRQAFSVVRESLDVGKREVQTGGVRVYSRVTETPVTESVNLREEHATIERRPVDRVATAADLQGGSIEIRETAEHAVVAKTAHVIEEVVVGRESSERTETINETLRGNEVEVERVPGDKSALKSTPGAAVANDGSAPVDPLKPL; this is translated from the coding sequence ATGTCACAAGTTCTTGTAGGTGTTTTTAATTCATTCGATGAGGCAGATCAGGCGGTTGTCCGCCTCGAACAATCGGGAATTGCCCGTAGCGATATGGAAGTTCACGCGAGCAACTTGGCTGGTGACACGACCGGCACTTCGGGTTCCGGGACCCTTGGCGCTACCGATCATCAGGTCGTATCCGATCGGACGGTCCCCAACGATGGCGAAGGTGTGGGCGTTATCGCCAAGATCGAACACTTTTTTGGCAACATGTTCGGCGGCGACGAGCATCCAGAAGAAGTTGGGCACTACAAGGAAGCTGTTCGCCGGGGCGGTGCGCTGTTGACGGTGACGGTGGTCGATGAAGCACATGTCGTCCTGGTTCGGTCGACCCTACATGAAGCGGGTGCCGTCGACATCGATGAGCGCGTCGCGCATTGGAAAAGTACCGGCTACGCCGGCTATGACGCAACCACGCAACCCTATACAGACGACGAAGTGAGTGCGGATCGTCAGGCGTTTTCTGTCGTGCGCGAATCGCTTGATGTAGGTAAGCGGGAAGTGCAAACGGGCGGAGTACGCGTTTATTCCCGTGTCACAGAAACCCCAGTCACAGAAAGCGTCAACCTGCGCGAGGAGCACGCGACAATCGAACGGCGGCCAGTGGACAGAGTCGCTACCGCTGCTGATCTTCAAGGCGGCTCAATCGAAATCCGTGAGACGGCTGAGCACGCGGTCGTGGCGAAGACGGCGCACGTGATCGAAGAAGTCGTAGTAGGACGCGAATCGTCAGAGCGCACCGAAACGATCAATGAAACGCTGCGCGGCAACGAAGTGGAAGTTGAGCGGGTGCCCGGTGACAAGAGTGCTTTGAAGTCCACGCCGGGAGCGGCTGTGGCAAATGACGGATCAGCGCCTGTCGACCCGCTCAAGCCGTTGTAA
- a CDS encoding phage holin family protein has product MSIHSKITRWRNVGQFCSARVADYGALFLVELAQTKAKVMRELIAMVALAVGVLFTLSFLCFAVIATAWQTSYFLAVVWGIAGLWLLVSIVAFLVLRAQKPVESFKTLQTEIQDDVAAIKEALK; this is encoded by the coding sequence ATGTCAATCCATTCGAAAATCACGCGTTGGCGGAACGTTGGACAATTTTGTAGCGCTCGGGTCGCCGATTACGGTGCGCTTTTCCTGGTCGAGTTGGCGCAGACCAAAGCCAAAGTGATGCGCGAACTTATTGCGATGGTGGCACTTGCAGTTGGCGTCCTTTTCACGCTGTCGTTTCTCTGTTTTGCCGTCATCGCTACCGCTTGGCAAACCTCGTATTTTCTAGCCGTTGTTTGGGGCATCGCAGGGCTTTGGCTGCTCGTCTCGATCGTAGCGTTTCTGGTTTTGCGTGCTCAGAAGCCTGTCGAGTCCTTCAAAACACTTCAAACTGAAATACAAGACGACGTGGCAGCGATTAAGGAGGCATTGAAATGA
- a CDS encoding DUF1003 domain-containing protein, translated as MATTTTRERRADMTTDTRPDNGTIKNISEAIHENLEKVSQFAQREDAKRTVLQRAIERVSVFFGEPRFLLTFLCASLAWIISDVFLHHMGYRYFDEPPFSLLQGIVTFIGVLITMAVLIRQNRLARVEEDRAHLELQINLLAEQKTTKIIMLLEELRRDLPNVRDRHDQHAETLQAATNPDAVLEAIEQRKEQHE; from the coding sequence TTGGCCACCACCACCACCCGAGAACGCCGCGCTGACATGACAACCGATACACGGCCCGACAACGGCACCATCAAGAATATTTCTGAAGCGATCCATGAAAATCTGGAGAAGGTGTCGCAGTTTGCTCAACGCGAAGACGCGAAGCGCACCGTTCTACAAAGAGCGATCGAGCGAGTCAGCGTGTTTTTCGGTGAGCCACGCTTTTTACTTACTTTTTTGTGCGCAAGCTTGGCTTGGATCATCAGCGATGTCTTTCTGCATCATATGGGCTATCGCTACTTCGACGAACCGCCGTTTTCTTTGTTGCAGGGCATTGTCACTTTCATCGGCGTCCTGATCACGATGGCGGTGCTCATTCGGCAAAATCGCTTGGCGCGTGTCGAAGAGGATCGCGCGCATCTCGAACTTCAAATCAATCTGCTGGCCGAACAGAAAACCACCAAGATCATCATGCTGCTTGAGGAGCTTCGACGCGATCTTCCTAACGTGCGTGATCGGCACGACCAACACGCTGAAACCCTGCAGGCGGCGACCAATCCGGATGCCGTTCTCGAAGCGATTGAGCAACGAAAGGAGCAACACGAATAA
- a CDS encoding DUF2382 domain-containing protein — translation MNLVKKGDTLIVPVFEYVPVTELRLMLKEEIHVKSTVTSQESVHQAEVQRQHVVIERRIGPDGEWIAETPADSFGSQRRKSL, via the coding sequence TTGAACCTCGTCAAGAAAGGCGATACGCTGATCGTTCCCGTCTTTGAGTACGTCCCGGTGACGGAACTTAGGCTGATGTTGAAAGAAGAGATACACGTTAAGAGCACCGTCACATCGCAGGAAAGCGTGCATCAAGCGGAGGTGCAGCGCCAGCATGTGGTTATCGAACGTCGGATAGGTCCCGACGGAGAATGGATCGCGGAAACTCCCGCCGATTCCTTCGGCTCCCAACGCCGGAAATCGCTTTAG